A window of the Virgibacillus pantothenticus genome harbors these coding sequences:
- a CDS encoding sensor histidine kinase, protein MALFFGRISLFSCLWIIVILFDSSFIPFSISLFAVSFALFCLLSLEKHSIYIYVALSLLSVVHITAVGTDDFFILLYLYFLIVDAAFRLSERQLSGYLCFNLIITVFYSVLVGSYVIEVMILDIFFVILVLSSNRLTAERTELRHMYEQLLGEFRKNKRMHASAERAARLEERTKIARDIHDSVGHRLTALMMKMEILSIQKKEQDYEELKPMAKEALEETREAVRALQNEEIEGIASVVQLIRRLEAESQLMVQFTLKQGVLSISLKNKQSITLYRVIQEALTNAMRHSPYREVQVVLGQSAIGDVTFEIRNRIHKARHLHDGFGLTNMKQRMKEIGGSLHIYQTEQDFVVTGAIPCGVKEKEYHVADTNR, encoded by the coding sequence GTGGCATTATTTTTCGGAAGAATTAGCTTATTTAGTTGTCTATGGATCATTGTTATTTTATTTGACAGTAGCTTTATTCCATTTAGTATAAGTTTATTTGCAGTTTCTTTTGCTTTATTCTGTCTATTATCGCTTGAAAAGCATAGTATTTATATATATGTTGCGTTATCTCTTTTATCTGTAGTACACATAACCGCTGTCGGTACAGATGATTTTTTTATTCTGTTATATCTGTACTTTCTTATCGTTGATGCAGCTTTCAGGCTAAGTGAACGTCAGCTAAGTGGCTATCTGTGTTTTAATCTGATTATAACGGTATTTTACTCCGTTCTTGTCGGAAGCTATGTGATAGAAGTTATGATTTTAGACATTTTCTTTGTTATTCTTGTCCTATCGAGCAATCGCTTAACTGCAGAGCGAACAGAACTTCGGCATATGTATGAACAGCTTCTTGGCGAGTTCAGAAAAAATAAGCGAATGCATGCTTCGGCTGAGCGAGCGGCACGATTAGAAGAAAGAACTAAAATAGCTCGAGATATTCATGATTCTGTTGGTCATCGTTTGACAGCTCTAATGATGAAAATGGAGATACTATCTATTCAAAAAAAGGAACAGGATTATGAGGAATTAAAACCAATGGCAAAAGAGGCGTTAGAAGAGACAAGAGAAGCTGTGAGAGCATTACAGAATGAAGAAATAGAGGGAATAGCATCTGTCGTTCAGCTAATTCGAAGATTAGAAGCAGAAAGTCAATTAATGGTGCAATTTACCCTCAAACAAGGCGTACTATCGATTTCGCTCAAGAATAAGCAGAGTATTACCTTATACCGAGTTATACAGGAAGCTTTAACAAATGCCATGCGGCATTCGCCCTATCGAGAAGTTCAAGTAGTTTTGGGACAATCAGCAATTGGCGATGTAACCTTTGAGATAAGAAATCGAATTCATAAAGCACGGCATTTGCATGACGGTTTTGGTTTGACAAATATGAAGCAAAGAATGAAAGAAATAGGCGGTAGTTTACATATATATCAAACGGAACAGGATTTTGTTGTTACAGGAGCAATTCCTTGTGGCGTAAAGGAGAAAGAATATCATGTGGCGGATACTAATCGTTGA
- a CDS encoding MFS transporter produces MLLNGRPAPLFSTLGFGGILYGFSSAGNFGWTDRMVLLSLVVGVIALTIFITRQFTLRQPILEFRVFKNKLFTITMVIGIIGFIGLISAETILPIYMQNMAGFTPLESGLMLLPGALLMGIMSPINGRIFDRFGARYLVITGLFLLTVTSLLYTNLSSDTSFIYLTIVFAIRMFGISMVMMPSTTAGLNQLSYRLIPHGSAMTNTMRQVAASIGTALLITIMTVTDLDPGQQTTA; encoded by the coding sequence ATGTTGCTAAACGGGCGCCCTGCGCCTTTGTTCTCTACCCTTGGTTTTGGAGGGATTCTCTATGGATTTAGTAGTGCTGGAAATTTTGGATGGACTGATCGAATGGTTCTCCTTTCATTAGTTGTCGGTGTTATTGCATTGACAATATTTATTACGCGACAGTTTACACTCAGACAACCTATTTTGGAATTTCGAGTGTTTAAGAATAAACTATTTACGATCACGATGGTTATTGGGATCATCGGTTTTATTGGCTTAATCTCTGCAGAAACGATTTTGCCCATTTACATGCAAAATATGGCAGGCTTCACTCCGCTTGAGTCAGGCTTGATGCTTTTACCAGGAGCTTTATTGATGGGTATCATGTCGCCGATTAACGGACGGATATTTGACAGGTTTGGAGCAAGGTACTTAGTGATTACAGGTTTGTTCTTATTAACTGTCACGTCATTGCTGTATACAAATTTATCTTCAGATACGTCGTTTATTTATTTAACTATCGTTTTTGCGATCCGAATGTTTGGTATTTCCATGGTTATGATGCCATCTACAACAGCAGGGTTGAATCAACTATCCTATCGTTTGATCCCTCATGGTTCAGCAATGACGAATACGATGCGGCAAGTAGCAGCTTCGATAGGAACGGCTTTATTGATTACCATTATGACCGTTACAGATCTCGATCCTGGTCAGCAAACAACTGCTTAA
- a CDS encoding proline dehydrogenase family protein: MEQIMRNFFLFLSNNKTLTKAAKKYGFRFGASRFVAGVDIHEAANKIKALNDKGFVVTVDHLGEFIDSEFEAKQSAEECITAIKVIAKEQLQAELSLKLTSLGLDISHELVMENMRKILQAGREQGVTVTIDMEDYARLEQTLKIFTTLKQEFDNLGTVLQAYLYRVEEDLQALNEYNPYLRLVKGAYKESETVAFPDKADVDQNYKKIIKQNLLNGNYTAIATHDDNIIAYTKELEQTYDIPSEQFEFQMLYGIRLELQERLLQEGYKVRIYLPYGDDWFGYNMRRLAERPANVAFVLKGIFKK, from the coding sequence ATGGAGCAAATAATGCGGAATTTCTTTTTATTTCTATCAAATAATAAAACGCTTACAAAAGCGGCGAAAAAATACGGCTTTCGTTTTGGTGCTTCCCGGTTTGTAGCTGGTGTGGATATTCACGAAGCAGCGAATAAAATTAAAGCTTTAAATGATAAAGGGTTTGTTGTAACTGTTGATCACTTAGGCGAGTTTATTGATAGTGAATTTGAAGCGAAACAGTCTGCGGAAGAATGCATCACGGCTATCAAAGTAATTGCTAAAGAACAATTACAAGCGGAACTATCTTTAAAACTGACGTCACTTGGGCTAGATATATCGCATGAACTTGTCATGGAGAACATGCGCAAAATATTACAAGCAGGAAGAGAGCAAGGGGTTACAGTAACGATTGATATGGAAGACTATGCGCGGTTAGAGCAAACATTAAAGATTTTTACAACCTTAAAGCAGGAATTTGATAATCTAGGAACGGTATTGCAAGCTTACTTGTATCGTGTAGAAGAAGATTTACAAGCGTTAAACGAATATAATCCGTATTTACGGTTAGTGAAGGGTGCGTATAAAGAATCGGAAACCGTTGCTTTTCCAGACAAAGCCGATGTAGATCAAAACTATAAAAAAATAATTAAGCAAAATTTGTTAAATGGAAATTATACTGCAATAGCCACACATGATGATAATATTATTGCATACACGAAAGAACTCGAACAAACTTATGATATACCAAGTGAACAGTTTGAGTTTCAAATGCTGTATGGAATTCGTCTCGAGCTGCAGGAGCGATTGTTGCAGGAAGGCTATAAAGTTCGAATATATTTACCTTATGGAGATGACTGGTTTGGCTATAATATGCGTCGTTTAGCAGAACGCCCAGCTAATGTAGCATTTGTGTTGAAGGGGATCTTTAAAAAATAG
- a CDS encoding ABC transporter permease, whose amino-acid sequence MIRQIIKKQFLVLWRNPVQLLLLIALPIILIFILGCALSSFMNGDTPEIQAKIAIIEHRSETEQLDQFLLDMNGRTDFHKENMVNMEKALPIQTLKSIFNTEALSEMMEVEEVSVSKKEEILNDNSYTAVIEVPEDFTYKYLSHTLLNGDEMAELLVMGNEQQQIGAGVIHSIIENFQQQLTLGTFLEQKGLDQQIMSLSDSLLKSKRTSLQQNKIITAKDYYTVGMAVMNALFIASTIGTIAFREKKMFVFNRIILANMSKWVYFSGILCSAVIFTFFQSCIIYGFAWLIFDVTWENMFAFLIITIAFSVAVGGIAVLLTAISYQMHSETITNFFSGAIVALMALVGGSFFPIGDSSELIHVIGNFTPNGSGMSAYLSILRGNSVQEISSHILFLCLFGVAMIIIAALTFPKKGEMV is encoded by the coding sequence ATGATTAGACAGATTATTAAAAAGCAATTCCTTGTGTTATGGAGAAATCCTGTACAACTGTTATTGCTTATTGCTTTACCTATCATCCTCATCTTCATTTTAGGATGTGCATTAAGCAGTTTCATGAATGGTGATACTCCTGAAATTCAAGCAAAAATCGCTATTATAGAGCACCGTTCTGAAACAGAGCAATTGGACCAATTCCTACTTGATATGAATGGTAGAACAGATTTTCATAAAGAAAATATGGTGAATATGGAGAAAGCATTACCCATACAGACACTGAAATCTATTTTTAATACGGAAGCATTGTCGGAGATGATGGAGGTTGAAGAGGTTTCTGTAAGTAAAAAAGAAGAAATCTTGAATGATAATTCGTATACTGCAGTAATTGAAGTACCTGAAGACTTTACGTACAAATATCTTTCGCATACGTTGTTAAATGGTGACGAAATGGCTGAATTGCTTGTAATGGGAAATGAACAGCAGCAAATTGGCGCAGGAGTTATTCATAGTATAATAGAGAATTTTCAGCAGCAGCTTACCCTAGGGACTTTTCTTGAGCAAAAAGGGTTAGATCAGCAGATAATGAGTTTATCAGATTCTTTGCTGAAAAGTAAGCGTACAAGCCTTCAGCAAAACAAAATTATTACTGCTAAAGATTATTATACCGTCGGGATGGCGGTTATGAATGCCCTATTTATTGCTTCCACCATTGGAACGATAGCTTTTAGAGAAAAGAAAATGTTCGTGTTTAATCGCATTATTTTAGCTAATATGTCAAAATGGGTGTATTTTAGCGGCATCTTATGTTCAGCAGTGATCTTTACCTTCTTCCAATCATGTATTATTTACGGATTTGCTTGGCTTATATTTGATGTAACTTGGGAGAATATGTTTGCTTTTCTTATCATAACAATCGCATTTTCAGTTGCTGTAGGAGGAATCGCTGTATTATTAACCGCAATTAGCTATCAAATGCACTCCGAAACGATTACCAATTTCTTCTCAGGAGCTATTGTTGCCCTTATGGCTTTAGTAGGCGGAAGTTTTTTTCCTATCGGAGACAGTTCTGAATTGATCCACGTGATTGGTAATTTCACTCCAAACGGTTCTGGAATGTCCGCATACTTATCAATACTAAGAGGAAACTCGGTGCAAGAAATAAGCTCTCATATATTATTTCTCTGTCTTTTTGGTGTCGCAATGATTATCATCGCCGCTTTAACATTTCCTAAAAAGGGGGAGATGGTATGA
- a CDS encoding response regulator transcription factor yields the protein MWRILIVEDQVIVRQGLKIILEQDERINVPHEAENGKEAIEILEQHLVDLVMMDVRMPIMNGIEATRIIKQKWPSVKILVLTTFNDDEYALSALKEGADGFLLKTTESKKLIEAVHSCMRGGMTIHDEVAAKVMPRLLKGMEQKKIDLSISLSDRELLITRLVGEGKTNKEIAQTLHLSIGTVKNHLTQILQKTNLRDRTQLAIFAVKHDLTY from the coding sequence ATGTGGCGGATACTAATCGTTGAGGATCAAGTCATAGTTCGACAAGGCTTAAAAATCATTTTGGAGCAAGACGAGCGAATTAATGTTCCACATGAAGCGGAAAATGGAAAAGAAGCAATTGAAATTCTTGAACAGCATCTTGTGGATTTAGTAATGATGGATGTACGGATGCCAATAATGAATGGAATTGAAGCAACTAGAATCATTAAACAGAAGTGGCCATCCGTTAAAATCTTAGTGCTAACAACATTTAATGATGATGAATATGCTTTATCTGCTTTAAAGGAAGGTGCAGATGGTTTTTTACTTAAAACTACAGAATCAAAGAAATTAATAGAAGCAGTCCACAGTTGTATGCGTGGTGGGATGACTATTCATGATGAAGTAGCTGCCAAAGTTATGCCGCGATTATTAAAGGGAATGGAACAAAAGAAAATTGATTTATCCATTTCTTTATCAGATCGAGAGTTATTAATTACGAGATTAGTAGGAGAAGGTAAAACAAACAAGGAAATTGCCCAAACTTTGCATTTATCAATTGGAACAGTTAAAAATCATTTAACGCAAATCTTACAAAAGACAAATTTACGAGATCGAACACAGCTTGCCATTTTCGCAGTAAAGCATGATTTAACATATTGA
- a CDS encoding ABC transporter ATP-binding protein has translation MLELVNISKRFKQKYAVKSMNMLIERGEIVGLLGPNGAGKSTAISIMSSLVEPTEGEVYFKGQSILKKPEPLRKIAGIVPQEIALYTDLTAEENLQFFGRIYQLKGAKLKERIDDVLQTIGLTDRRKEVVKKFSGGMKRRLNIGVALLHEPELIVMDEPTVGIDAQSRNYILETVKRLNAEKNVTILYTSHYMEEVEFLCDRIYIMDKGNLIAAGTKEEISRILSGEKTIVIEANRLTDQFIHELKVHPLINSMNASDKQITIMVAKEVNMFTDLIKLAEECSLELCSVHIKTPTLEDVFLHLTGRALRD, from the coding sequence ATGCTTGAATTAGTAAACATTTCAAAAAGGTTTAAACAAAAATATGCTGTTAAGAGTATGAATATGTTAATTGAACGCGGCGAGATTGTTGGACTGCTTGGTCCAAATGGCGCCGGTAAGTCAACAGCCATTTCTATTATGTCATCATTAGTGGAACCAACAGAAGGGGAGGTTTATTTTAAAGGTCAGAGTATTTTGAAGAAACCAGAGCCCCTTCGAAAGATAGCTGGTATCGTCCCACAGGAAATAGCTCTATACACAGATTTAACGGCGGAAGAGAATTTGCAATTTTTTGGAAGAATTTATCAGTTGAAAGGAGCAAAATTAAAAGAGCGCATCGATGATGTATTGCAAACGATCGGTTTAACGGATAGAAGAAAAGAAGTCGTGAAGAAATTTTCCGGTGGAATGAAAAGACGCTTAAATATAGGTGTAGCTTTATTGCATGAGCCGGAGTTAATCGTAATGGATGAGCCGACTGTTGGGATTGATGCACAATCAAGGAATTATATTCTTGAAACAGTAAAGCGATTAAATGCAGAAAAGAACGTTACGATACTTTATACGAGTCATTACATGGAGGAAGTCGAGTTTTTATGTGATCGTATATATATTATGGATAAAGGAAACCTCATTGCTGCTGGGACGAAAGAAGAAATTAGCCGAATTTTATCTGGTGAAAAAACGATTGTCATTGAGGCTAACCGCCTAACTGACCAATTTATCCATGAACTTAAGGTACACCCACTGATAAATAGTATGAACGCAAGTGATAAGCAAATAACGATCATGGTAGCAAAAGAGGTTAATATGTTTACAGATTTAATTAAATTAGCTGAGGAATGCTCCTTAGAACTTTGCTCTGTTCATATAAAAACGCCAACACTGGAAGATGTATTTCTTCATCTTACTGGTAGAGCTTTGCGAGATTAG
- a CDS encoding ornithine cyclodeaminase family protein: protein MLILSEKEIQTHYFMQDAIRDLKQGLQAKNNGMIKNPPRTVIEIPKYNASGLYMPSADLSLEIASVKVVSIFPENPKQQKPTTQGVLLLTDATNGEHICLMTASFLTRLRTGALSGIATEKMARLDAKTLGVIGTGSMAFEQVLGVLAVRDIKDIILFNRTFERAVYFKEKLQAWGVTIPIQVVQDVQDVMQSADIVACSTRSNTPVFNGKDVQPGTHINGVGSFLPTMREVDVETITKADQIVVDDLASAKEEAGELIYAAEQSDWSFSNVAAQLNELIEYPNLIRPSDEAITFFKSVGTAYFDLAVARGIYAKAISLGFGQKMH, encoded by the coding sequence ATGTTAATTTTATCGGAAAAAGAAATTCAGACCCATTATTTTATGCAGGATGCTATTAGAGATTTAAAGCAGGGATTGCAAGCAAAAAATAATGGAATGATTAAGAATCCACCCCGGACAGTGATTGAGATACCGAAATATAATGCTTCTGGCTTGTACATGCCGAGTGCGGATTTATCATTAGAGATTGCTTCTGTAAAAGTAGTAAGTATTTTTCCAGAGAATCCAAAACAGCAAAAACCGACTACACAAGGTGTATTACTGCTTACAGATGCTACAAACGGAGAACATATTTGTTTGATGACTGCGTCTTTCTTAACGAGGTTACGGACCGGAGCTTTAAGTGGAATTGCTACGGAAAAAATGGCGCGCCTTGATGCTAAAACTCTAGGGGTTATCGGTACTGGTTCCATGGCCTTTGAACAAGTATTAGGTGTGTTAGCTGTTCGAGATATAAAAGATATTATTTTATTTAATCGTACATTCGAAAGAGCAGTGTACTTTAAAGAAAAATTGCAAGCCTGGGGAGTAACGATCCCAATTCAGGTTGTGCAAGATGTTCAAGATGTCATGCAATCAGCTGATATTGTCGCCTGTAGTACAAGATCAAATACTCCTGTGTTTAATGGGAAGGACGTTCAGCCGGGCACACATATAAATGGGGTCGGGTCCTTTCTTCCTACGATGAGAGAGGTGGATGTAGAGACGATCACAAAAGCTGATCAAATCGTGGTGGATGACTTGGCGAGTGCGAAAGAAGAAGCGGGAGAATTAATCTATGCAGCGGAACAGAGTGATTGGAGCTTTTCAAATGTTGCTGCGCAATTAAATGAGTTGATCGAATACCCAAATTTGATTCGTCCGTCTGATGAGGCGATTACCTTTTTTAAGTCGGTCGGGACCGCCTATTTTGATTTAGCTGTAGCTAGAGGTATTTACGCAAAAGCTATCTCACTTGGCTTCGGCCAAAAGATGCATTGA
- a CDS encoding VOC family protein — protein sequence MAFYYEKLDHVQLAAPKDQEQTAKDFYVTFLGFQEIAKPQALQKNGGIWVQSGDVHLHIGVEEDFTPAKKAHPAIYVRNLVELKKHVRDHGVPIVEDERLPGFQRFYIFDPFGNRLEFLEKR from the coding sequence ATGGCATTTTATTATGAAAAACTGGACCATGTGCAGCTGGCTGCGCCAAAAGATCAAGAACAAACGGCGAAAGATTTTTATGTTACCTTTTTAGGTTTTCAAGAAATCGCTAAACCCCAAGCTTTACAAAAAAATGGCGGTATATGGGTGCAATCGGGAGATGTTCATTTGCATATTGGGGTAGAAGAAGACTTTACACCTGCTAAAAAGGCTCATCCTGCTATTTACGTAAGGAATTTGGTCGAATTGAAAAAACATGTAAGAGATCACGGTGTTCCTATTGTGGAAGACGAACGATTGCCTGGTTTTCAACGTTTCTATATCTTTGATCCATTTGGGAACCGGTTAGAGTTTTTGGAGAAACGATAA
- a CDS encoding DNA-deoxyinosine glycosylase produces MDKLTSFQPVLPKTPRVLILGSMPGKKSLEKQEYYGNPRNQFWDILFTLFQEPVVTNYMQKLHFCKKHGLALWDTVGSCYRKGSLDANIKDEIPNDIPALIEVYPSIKLIACNGGKSYQLLNKYFRSELLASVDIVKLPSTSPIPGRYTKTFTEKVEEWKVILDYIDK; encoded by the coding sequence ATGGATAAGCTAACATCTTTTCAACCTGTATTACCAAAAACACCCCGAGTGCTTATCCTCGGTTCAATGCCCGGAAAGAAATCGCTGGAAAAACAAGAATACTACGGAAATCCCAGGAATCAGTTTTGGGATATTCTGTTTACCTTATTTCAAGAACCGGTGGTAACGAATTATATGCAAAAGCTTCATTTTTGTAAAAAACATGGCTTAGCACTTTGGGATACAGTGGGAAGCTGTTACCGGAAAGGAAGTTTAGATGCGAATATTAAAGATGAAATCCCTAATGATATCCCTGCACTAATCGAGGTGTATCCCTCGATTAAGCTAATAGCTTGTAACGGAGGGAAATCGTATCAACTGTTAAATAAATATTTTAGGTCTGAGCTTTTAGCGTCTGTAGATATTGTGAAGCTTCCTTCTACGAGCCCGATTCCAGGAAGGTACACGAAGACTTTTACAGAAAAAGTAGAGGAATGGAAAGTGATCTTGGACTATATCGACAAATAG
- a CDS encoding SAM hydrolase/SAM-dependent halogenase family protein, which translates to MLKHVVLQTDFGLSDGAVSAMYGVAKSVDPSVQIFDLTHDISPYNIWEASYRLYQTISYWPEETVFVSVVDPGVGTERLSVVVKTNANQYIVTPDNGTLTHVKAHMGIKEARIIDEKINRLPRSGESHTFHGRDVYAYTAARIAARVIPYEEVGPQLEVAQLVCLAKEQASNNNGKVRGCIDILDVRFGNLWTNIDRSLLIEAGCQYGDELHVTISHHEKDVYKNKMLFARSFAETHLGESLLYVNSLDKVAVALNQGSFAKAYHIGTGTSWKITIQKVK; encoded by the coding sequence ATGTTAAAACATGTCGTATTGCAAACAGATTTTGGTTTAAGTGATGGTGCGGTTAGCGCCATGTATGGTGTTGCTAAATCAGTAGACCCATCTGTTCAAATTTTTGACTTAACACATGATATTTCTCCGTATAATATTTGGGAAGCTTCTTACCGTTTATACCAAACGATTTCGTATTGGCCGGAGGAAACAGTATTTGTATCTGTCGTCGATCCTGGTGTTGGAACAGAACGATTAAGCGTTGTTGTTAAGACGAATGCAAACCAATATATTGTGACACCAGATAATGGAACGCTTACGCACGTAAAAGCTCATATGGGCATAAAAGAAGCTCGTATCATCGATGAAAAAATAAATCGTCTGCCACGTTCTGGTGAGTCTCATACCTTTCACGGACGAGATGTGTATGCATATACAGCTGCAAGAATAGCTGCCAGGGTGATTCCCTATGAAGAAGTAGGTCCCCAACTGGAAGTTGCTCAGCTCGTTTGTTTAGCTAAGGAGCAGGCTAGCAATAATAATGGAAAAGTACGTGGATGTATCGATATATTAGATGTGCGGTTTGGTAATCTGTGGACAAATATAGACCGGAGCTTATTGATAGAGGCAGGATGTCAATATGGGGATGAGTTACATGTTACGATTTCCCACCATGAGAAAGATGTGTACAAAAATAAGATGTTGTTCGCGCGATCATTTGCTGAAACTCATTTAGGAGAATCATTATTGTATGTTAATTCCTTAGATAAAGTAGCTGTTGCCCTAAATCAAGGTTCATTTGCCAAAGCCTACCATATAGGAACAGGAACAAGCTGGAAAATAACCATTCAGAAAGTGAAATGA
- a CDS encoding xanthine phosphoribosyltransferase: MERLKQKILAEGKVLSDSVLKVDAFLNHQIDPALMADIGKEFADRFADVGITKILTLESSGIAPAVMAGLILKTPVIFARKRKSLTLTDHLYSAKVHSFTKQETNEISISQSFIHQDDTVLIIDDFLANGQAVFGLIDILKQVGANIAGIGIVIEKSFQDGGKMIRNAGYRVESLARIAHLSEGNVTFIEEEN, encoded by the coding sequence ATGGAGCGTTTAAAACAGAAAATTTTAGCAGAAGGAAAGGTATTATCCGATTCGGTTTTGAAGGTAGATGCTTTTTTAAATCATCAAATTGATCCCGCATTAATGGCGGATATTGGTAAAGAATTTGCCGATCGGTTTGCTGATGTCGGAATAACGAAAATTTTGACCTTGGAATCTTCAGGAATCGCACCAGCAGTAATGGCAGGCTTAATACTAAAAACACCAGTTATATTTGCGAGAAAACGCAAATCATTAACGTTAACAGACCACCTTTATTCAGCAAAAGTCCATTCATTTACGAAACAAGAAACAAATGAAATTTCTATTTCGCAATCATTTATTCATCAAGACGATACGGTTTTAATTATTGACGACTTTTTAGCTAATGGACAAGCGGTATTCGGTTTAATTGATATCTTAAAGCAAGTTGGTGCAAATATTGCTGGAATTGGGATTGTTATTGAAAAAAGCTTCCAAGACGGAGGCAAAATGATTCGCAATGCTGGCTATCGTGTAGAGTCACTTGCAAGGATCGCGCATTTATCTGAGGGAAATGTCACCTTTATAGAGGAGGAAAACTAG
- a CDS encoding nucleobase:cation symporter-2 family protein, with protein MKNAALGLQHLLAMYAGAILVPLIVGDELGLTSEQLTYLVAIDILMCGVATILQVLQNRFFGIGLPVVLGCTFTAVGPMIAIGSRYGVTAIYGAILVSGLFVIAVSGIFGKLVKFFPPVVTGSVVTIIGITLIPVAINNMGGGQGASDFGSLANISLSFGTLLFIIILYRFAKGFMKSIAILIGLIVGTAAAGMIGLVDFQAVQEASYLHLPQPFYFGAPTFEWSAILTMILVAIVSLVESTGVYFALGDITERNIKSDDLANGYRAEGLAILLGGIFNAFPYTAFSQNVGLIQMTGVKKKSIILITGGMLVTLGFIPKIAALTTIIPTPVLGGAMIAMFGMVISQGIKMLGPVIMKSSENAMIVACSVGMGLGVTVVPELFANFPESIQILTSNGIVAGSVTAIVLNILFHMLPYRKENKHIVLHEQKA; from the coding sequence ATGAAAAACGCGGCCTTAGGGTTACAACATCTTTTGGCGATGTATGCAGGAGCGATTTTGGTGCCGCTCATTGTCGGTGACGAACTTGGATTGACATCAGAACAGCTGACTTATCTCGTAGCTATTGATATTTTAATGTGTGGCGTAGCTACCATTTTACAAGTATTGCAGAACCGTTTTTTCGGAATTGGACTGCCAGTCGTTTTAGGCTGTACATTTACGGCAGTTGGTCCGATGATAGCAATTGGCAGTCGTTATGGTGTGACTGCTATTTATGGAGCCATTCTTGTATCGGGACTTTTTGTTATAGCTGTAAGTGGTATTTTTGGCAAATTGGTGAAGTTCTTTCCTCCTGTCGTTACAGGCTCGGTTGTAACGATTATCGGGATTACGCTTATTCCTGTAGCGATTAACAATATGGGAGGCGGTCAAGGAGCAAGTGATTTCGGTTCTTTAGCTAATATTAGTCTCTCATTTGGAACGTTATTATTTATTATTATTTTATATCGATTTGCAAAAGGGTTTATGAAATCTATTGCTATTTTAATAGGCTTAATCGTTGGAACAGCAGCTGCTGGGATGATAGGTTTGGTGGACTTCCAAGCCGTTCAAGAAGCCTCTTACTTACATTTACCGCAGCCATTTTATTTTGGAGCGCCAACATTTGAATGGTCTGCCATCCTAACCATGATTTTAGTGGCGATTGTATCATTGGTTGAATCAACAGGCGTATATTTTGCTTTAGGAGATATTACAGAACGAAACATAAAAAGCGACGATTTAGCAAATGGCTATCGAGCGGAAGGGTTAGCTATTTTATTAGGCGGTATTTTCAATGCATTTCCTTACACAGCTTTTTCACAAAATGTTGGCTTAATCCAAATGACCGGTGTTAAAAAGAAAAGCATTATTTTGATTACTGGGGGTATGCTTGTGACACTCGGCTTTATCCCTAAAATTGCTGCTTTAACTACGATTATTCCAACGCCTGTATTAGGTGGTGCGATGATTGCAATGTTTGGTATGGTTATCTCGCAAGGAATCAAGATGCTCGGCCCAGTGATTATGAAATCGTCTGAAAATGCCATGATTGTGGCATGCTCAGTAGGGATGGGCTTAGGTGTAACTGTTGTTCCTGAACTGTTTGCTAATTTTCCTGAAAGTATCCAAATTTTAACGAGTAACGGTATCGTAGCAGGAAGTGTAACCGCGATTGTTTTAAATATTTTATTTCATATGCTTCCATATCGAAAAGAAAATAAGCATATCGTTCTTCACGAACAAAAGGCATAA